DNA from Plasmodium cynomolgi strain B DNA, chromosome 12, whole genome shotgun sequence:
ACTTTGCAAGTAGCACTTGGAATGAGGACTgagttgcattttttgcagaagagtttcttaaattttttgtcgtgttttattaaaaactTGTTCGAAAGTTTTCTCATCGTTTTGATATACTCCCTTGAGATGTTGGGGTTAAGTTCATTCATTAGAAATGA
Protein-coding regions in this window:
- a CDS encoding hypothetical protein (putative), which encodes MNELNPNISREYIKTMRKLSNKFLIKHDKKFKKLFCKKCNSVLIPSATCKVYVNPLNLRKKKKNNNEEVSSNLKGKLRDEFLVSYRCNYCQHDTKFVYEN